The Malus domestica chromosome 10, GDT2T_hap1 genome contains a region encoding:
- the LOC114823380 gene encoding uncharacterized protein: MISCKKFPPNVKEECFANVMGTKEKRKASHELCRGGGEESESVDMGTTRTPYVSSRSGSGSVSATHSQQTGSFLPPRSRGPLDRYVTSEARQATLNTLFKKEERRQASRALARWFYTSAIPFNAANNEHYVNAMKLVSIFGPGFNALTSQEYRTWMLKEEVEDVQTMMKEHQKAWKRYGCTIMSDGWSDGKSRCLINFLVNSPQGTWFLKSIHASASIKNGDLLYGYLDDVIQEAGEENVVQVISDSASNYKNVGAKLMERKEKVWWTPCAAHCIDLMLKDISKMAWFDDTLKRARCISKYLYEH, from the coding sequence ATGATAAGTTGTAAAAAGTTCCCACCAAATGTGAAGGAAGAATGCTTTGCTAATGTTATGGGAactaaagaaaaaaggaaagctAGCCATGAGTTGTGTCGTGGTGGTGGAGAAGAAAGTGAAAGTGTTGATATGGGCACAACAAGGACACCATATGTAAGTAGTAGGAGTGGGAGTGGGAGTGTGAGTGCCACACATTCACAACAAACCGGTTCTTTTCTACCACCTAGGTCAAGAGGACCACTTGATAGGTATGTTACATCGGAAGCTCGTCAAGCCACATTGAATACACTTTTcaaaaaagaggaaagaagaCAAGCATCCCGAGCACTTGCGCGATGGTTCTACACTAGTGCCATTCCATTCAATGCGGCAAACAATGAACATTATGTTAATGCAATGAAATTGGTATCCATTTTTGGTCCCGGCTTTAATGCTCTTACAAGCCAAGAATATAGAACTTGGATGCTCAAAGAAGAAGTTGAGGATGTACAAACTATGATGAAAGAACATCAAAAGGCTTGGAAGAGATATGGATGCACTATTATGTCGGATGGATGGTCGGATGGCAAGAGTAGGTGTTTAATCAACTTTCTTGTCAATAGCCCGCAAGGTACTTGGTTCTTGAAATCAATTCATGCATCGGCCTCTATTAAGAATGGAGATTTGCTGTATGGCTATTTGGATGATGTTATTCAAGAAGCTGGGGAGGAGAATGTGGTTCAAGTTATATCCGACAGTGCTTCGAACTACAAGAATGTCGGGGCAAAACTTATGGAGAGGAAAGAGAAGGTGTGGTGGACTCCATGTGCGGCTCATTGCATTGATTTGATGCTAAAAGATATTTCTAAGATGGCATGGTTTGATGACACACTCAAACGTGCTAGGTGTATTTCAAAGTATCTATATGAGCATTAA